The Leguminivora glycinivorella isolate SPB_JAAS2020 chromosome 1, LegGlyc_1.1, whole genome shotgun sequence genome includes a region encoding these proteins:
- the LOC125233882 gene encoding uncharacterized protein LOC125233882 — MVYLKKFRDYCEPKKNVLHSRFLFYNRKQEENEPFDQFLTDIKKLVKSCKFQAEDEAVRDRLVLGTNDLNTQKKIVIEGDADLDTVITKLRLAELGRQQAAEVQGKVKVDKVDRKFNSKPMPNNMVLKCKWCGEQHERKLEVCPARGKLCTKCNRYNHFATVCRSRYVKVIADNNLKNQEDSDSEFYCGGVQKVIHEKTN; from the exons ATGGT ATATCTTAAAAAATTCCGAGACTACTGCGAGcctaagaaaaatgttttacaCTCAAGGTTTCTATTTTACAATAGGAAGCAAGAGGAGAACGAACCCTTCGACCAATTTCTCACTGACATAAAGAAATTGGTTAAGAGTTGTAAATTTCAAGCCGAAGATGAGGCTGTTCGAGATAGACTGGTATTGGGCACAAATGACTTAAATACACAGAAGAAAATTGTAATAGAAGGAGATGCTGATTTAGATACCGTTATCACGAAGTTACGACTTGCGGAGTTGGGGCGTCAGCAGGCTGCAGAAGTACAAGGAAAGGTCAAGGTTGACAAGGTTGACAGAAAATTCAATAGTAAACCAATGCCTAATAATATGGTCCTGAAATGTAAATGGTGTGGAGAACAACATGAAAGAAAACTTGAAGTGTGTCCGGCTCGAGGCAAGTTATGTACCAAATGCAATCGGTACAATCACTTTGCAACAGTATGCCGCAGCAGATATGTAAAAGTTATTGCggacaataatttaaaaaatcaagaaGACAGTGATAGTGAATTTTACTGTGGAGGTGTTCAGAAG